In Bombus pyrosoma isolate SC7728 linkage group LG2, ASM1482585v1, whole genome shotgun sequence, a genomic segment contains:
- the LOC122573528 gene encoding signal recognition particle 9 kDa protein, translating to MTYLSSWEEFEKGAERLYLQDPMKARYTMKYCHNKGVLCLKLTDNRTCLQYKTEIAQDLKKMEKFIGNLMRHMASKES from the exons ATGACATATTTAAGTTCGTgggaagaatttgaaaaaggtGCTGAGAGGTTATATCTTCAAGACCCAATGAAG GCTCGgtatacaatgaaatattgcCATAATAAAGGTGTTCTATGTCTAAAACTTACAGATAACAGAACG TGTCTACAATATAAAACAGAGATAGCACAAGATTTaaagaagatggaaaaatttatagGAAACCTAATGAGGCACATGGCATCTAAAGAGAGCTAA